GATTTCCTTGGGTTGGTTGAGAAGTTTTTCTATCTCTCAGGTCAATACGACATTCAGTTAACTGTTGGTGATGCTGTCATGGTAATTTcagtttctatttttaatatcatttctACAATTTACTTTGGAATCTTCTAAGTAAGCCTgggttttcctttcttcagGAGAATTCTTTCTTACGGGTTATTGGTCATATTGACTTGGATCTACCGAGGCACCAGAGAAGGCAGCTCGTCCACCTCTACAGCCTGTCGATCTTTACACACGTTATGGACCCAAAGCTGAAATAAGTCACATCTTCAGGGCTCCTGAAAAGCGTCCACCTAAGGAGCTCTCTCTTACTTTTTTGGGCCTCACATTTTTACCCTTCCTTGGATTTCTGGTTGGGGTGAGTCCTTTTATTTCTGGAGTATCAATTGACGTTCATATTTGCATCAAAATGTCCATGATTTTGAGAGTTGATGTTGAACCCGTTGATATacatccaattttttttattttgtatatgcTTTGCAATGTGTCACCATCAATCAACTCTTAATAACGTATTAACCTTACCTTTGTTTATGTGTGGATAGCTATTGCGATTGGGTGTGAATCTAAAGAACTTCCCGACTTCAACAGTACCTGCCACCTTCGCCTTTCTCTTCCATCTTAGCATTGCAGCAGTTATCCTGCTTTACACGTTCTTTTGGTTGAAGGTAGGTGCCATATGTAAATTCTATGGTTTGGATGAGAAaaattacatgaaatttttgtttcaacatGGCTTTAACGATGAAATTCATTCTCTTTGCGCAGTTGGACTTGTTTACAACCTTGAAAGCAGTGGGCATCTTAGGTATTCTTTTGGTATTTTTGGGACACAGGACCCTTTCCCACCTTGCTTCAACTTCAGCTAAGTTGAAATCTGCCTGAGattgtcttttttgtttttgttttctttggaGGAAAGAACTTTTAGGAAGTTTTACTTTCAAAAACTAGTTTTAGGCAGCctcttatatttatatggtTCAATCCAGGTTTTGTACACGGCTCAACAGTTTGATTAGCTAAGAATAACACAATATTTGTGCGCCCTCCACTCCTTCATGTTGTGTGGTGCATTGGGAATAGCTTTTTAATCCGTAATATATCAGAAATTACATTTGAGATTAGAATAGCATTATGAACATTTGTTCCCCTTTAATTTATTACCTATGTCAGCCATAGATTACTATCGGTATTTAttattctacttttctttttatttatttttttttagttattaagtTTTAAAGCCCTACACCACTAATTGTTTTTGGAACTATtaaaatctctcttttttaaaaaagaaaaaaaaatttggataGCTTTCTTAGGTTCAACAAAAACTTTTTcctacaaaatatttgatgCAAACTCTAAAAATTGCAGTGCAAGAATTGTAAAGACTCGTGTTTGTTCTGTTTAAAAACCTTAGACCTATCACCTATTGTTATGCAGAGAACTGCATCAACTTTAGaaacaataacaaagaaaTGCATTAAAAGCAACACAAGAACAGGGACAACTATCTGTAAATGGTGACAAAGGTTAACAATCAaataagtttttggttttttggttGATGTAAGGTTTGTTGAGGTTCatatgaaatcaaattattgatCCAAAGCTTTTGGATTCAAGAATTGCGATGACAAGTAACTTTAATGGACTCAGTTGGCTTCCTTGTGTTGGTGTTTTAGGTATAGTTTTCTTTGATGCAATGTTTTCtaacataaataatttgtttttatagcaattatttttgtttggaaaCTTGTTTATTCAGTAATCTTgcatatcttttcttttaattaattaaggattgcattttatttgtttatttattttaaaaagtacatGTCTTGTTGTGAGTTTTGGAGAatggggtttagggtttactTCTCGATcatacatttcattttgttttttaagtttaagtgatcattttacaaatttgtgATGTGAAGTTTCTAGTTAAATTggacaaatttaaatttggactTACATTGTGATGAAATATTCTACGTGACCCAACTTATTTTGACATAAATATTTCACTAATGGACTAAGTTGTCAAATATGTTCCTTCAcagattttgaaagaaaaattatgggatattttacaaaatattaataatttgaaagaaaaattatgggatattttacaaaatataacaaaacgctaaaatattttcactctaaagaacaatttaaaaaacgtcacacgcgtaatatatttggttatccaaatctaaatgatttttaaggattatttggtacacgacgtttagatttaatttttatttatataaaaatggtttttatttatataaaaatgttttaaaagagtaaataattatatctaaaaatgttattttaaaatatagcaaaatatttataaacatgaGAAAGAATTGTAATTGTAGTATCACATAATCAATCTAAATAAGATGTGAATGACATTTTAAGATCATATACCATATTGGCCATTGGTACAACCAATTCAAAGTTTGAATATTGGCAAAAGAAACTACCAATCAAAATGTTGTGGTTGAGTTATGTGTACTCTTAAGTTCTAATAGTTCCTTTAATTTGAAGTACATCTGCCTACGCTACTTCCAATTTAGCAACTTTCCTTGTACAACACAAACTCTACTTCAATGAAAGATCAAAtgcctttttctttacaaattaGAAGTTGGAGAGACCAATCAAGTTAACTCATcacttataatatatatatatatgtgtacaTATATTCCCTACAAAACAAGAATCAATCAAAGAATGATAAAATCGACTTATTCTTACGTGTAAGATtcacttttgtctttttttcaaaaaaaaagaaatttataataaatacttTATCGATTCATAAATAGATGATTTCAATACATCATGTCAACGTGACCAAATGAGTCACTTTTACCAACAACACAACCTACCCTACCACCATACCAAagtagtgtatatatatataatacaacaaTGTGAATGCCTTTAAGTTCAtcctaaatttaataattgtgTCCATCAAATGGATTCACCTTTTTCTTCACCAAACAATTTCTTCCTCCACTTTTCCAAATTAATCATTCCCTTTCTCTTACTTTTctacttcttttccttttattattcattttcggttaaaatatcactttcatacttctacttttaaatttatatatttatgtaatttcaatcaaatttaaatttaacctcttaaagtttttgtttctctctctcgTTTTTGATCAAAATTGGTAATATAGTCTTATtgatgaaaacaaataaaatatgtaaatttgttatcaaattttaccgtgaaaatattgataattaatatactttttttttaaaaaaaaaaaaaccatgatTTGAAAATAAGGGATAAAAGTttgacaatatttttattttctttttatgattcAATTTAATATACATGCGTCAAAAGAGACAAGTggacaaaatatatttattaagtttagaaaatttctgtatgaattttttcttgtaaatagttttgtttgattgttattgaaaaaaccTCTTTAAAcgtccattttttaaaaaaaatagcaaaaatgggaaattatttataaaatatactttctctacaaaaaaaaaaaagttaaatgagttaggaattattttattttatgaataatgaGTTTAGAAGGTAATTTTTGAATTGGTTAAGATTATAATgggttttaaataaattgtagtTTAGTcacaaattttttgaaaacataccTGAAAAGTTGCCAAAGAGTAtcctttatttaatatatttatatagaggATGGggagtttattattttatgttcactagaaatatatataataggaTAGTctactaaaattaataaaagaaagataagagaATTTATCAGGACTgaccaaaatttgatgaacATTTATCTTATCAATCTTcgtagttttcaaaaaaacataaataatcgTTCCATTCACTCACTCTCCAATTTTAACCAAACTTTAAATTCCCTTGGTtcaattaaacttcaaatttgaataaagcattccttataaatatattaatggtATTGAAAATGAGTGAATGAGTGAATGAGTGAATGATTgaatgaagaaatagtaattatgaagaatttaaaagaaaaaaaagcgtAATAGTCCAAATATTGTATGAACTGAAACAAAAGAAGTGGATGGAAGGCGTGGTAAAGTTAAAGGGTTGAGTGAGAGATTAGGTTGATaaattcacaaaattaattaattgagaagagaaagagaagaaatgaaaattgtaaGAGCATTGGAAGGTCCCCACCTTATCTGACGCCATGCTTTCTTGGGACTAAGaaaactcttttctttccttctagACAATGGAAACCAAAAAATCattagagaagaaagacaaagaAATGAGTCTTCTCATCCATCTCCTTCAACCTTGATTTCCAAATACAAATGGCTCTTCCTAGTAGACTCATTCAATGCTGAACCACACGCCGATCAGACTCCATTAAACACCCTCTTTATTTCTCACCACCATCACCTCCCTTCCTCActcaaaaaaaatcatcaacccccttctccctctctctcttctttcgcCACTTGTCCccaattttcttcctttcctaCCCATTTCCCCACCTCCTCCTTTTCTCTAATTTGTATCATTTTACCTATTCATGCCACTAATTTAATTGCCACTGCCTTCGTGCAGAGTGCTTATAAGAGGGCTTCCATCCTGCATGCCCACCAAGTGTTTGATCCTTTGTCTGACTCTAAATTGAGATTCTACCTTCTAAATTCTtgcttctctttttgtttttggctgTTGGGTTGGACAAAATGAGCTATGCTGGAATCGGTATTAGTCCAGGGAATGTCCCTGTGTATCATGGCTCCAATTTGAAGGTCTTTGATAAGAGGGTGAGGGTGGTTGAATTGGTGTTGCGGTTTCTGATTTGTGGCCTTGGTGTTCTTGCTGCTGTTCTTGTGGGGACTGATACTGaagttaaaactatatttaccATTCGAAAGAGGGCCACATTCACAGATATGAAAGCTCTTGTGTAATCTCTCATTCTCTCTCTATGTTTGTTTCAATCTTGTTACTGCGTATTTTGTTTCTGTAGCTGGTCGGATTTTGGTCCTACGTATTAACTACTACTtcgtctctctctctctctctctctctctctctctctctctcttttgtccTGTTtcttggtttggtttggttttacaaattaaactaTTGGTAGACTCAAAGCTAAATTAAACAAGATTGAAATGATGGGCCTGTGGCTCTAATGTACAAAATTTCCTTTCACTTGTAGGCTATAAAAATTGGCACGTAATTCATTATGGAGGTTACCTCTTAGTATTGACACAAGCTTCTCTGATGCTATGATATATCACAGGTTTTTGGTGGTAGCAAATGCTGTAGCAGCCGCTTACTCTTTGGTGCAAGGATTGCGATGTGTGGTGTGCATGGTGAGGGGAAAAGTGCTCTTCAGCAAGCCTTTAGCTTGGATTATTTTCTCTGGCGATCAGGTACATTTTAGATCTGGGAGATTCCCTCTGAAAATCCAAATTTCTTAGcccttttttccatttttactCAGATAACTAGATGACCATATTACCCTAGGAAATTGttctttatatgttttttgcttcattttttttttctcctgcTACGGGTAATATCTGATTCTGGCCGTGAATAAATCGACTTATGACTTTGGCTGGTATTGTCTGAGgattctattatcataaactaAAGAACAAATCACTTGTTGTATGGTTAAAGTAATAAATGCAAGTTCCAACTGAAATTTGGTGCTACCAACCTCTGTCCAAAAAATTTATGTGGCCTACAATAAGTATTCTTCTGGACTTCAGTATCTTCTTATCTTCCTCTCTTGCTTTCTGTCCTTACAATTTTACATATGTATTTTAGGTTTGGTTAAATCAGaattcctttttgtttttatctccATGTCCTTTAAGCTTAAGCTCAACGGGTAGTTTATTGTAGTTCTCAACTCCTCATAGTTGCAGAAGTTCCATTACCCTATAATTCAATTAAGCTTATCCCACAGCCTTGTTCTTACTTAAAAGTATTATAgattatttgttgttattgGTTGTTGATACCAAAAGGAGAGAAATTTTGCGGATTATGGTGGCACTGCAGAATCAGATTAGTtctattcttaaaattttccttcCAATGTAAATTATCGAAACTCTGCCCAAATACTTGTTTATTAACCAATATTAACTTGTCAGACCCACATTAATATAATACTTGAAGCTTACCTGTGTCGTATTCATAACTTATTGCCATGAAGAGTGGTCCAGATTCTAAACAAAGGATTGTCCAGATTCTAAAccactttcaaattttgtcaCCGAACAATTTGTTTGTCTATTGGTCTCtatattttcaatgttttttcttaaatttaaaaagtctAATTGATTCctaaacttcaattttgtatCCATGACCTCTTATACAGCATTTCTTAAAATAGACACAATTTTAAGTTTGAGATCCTCCTAGAAGTGAGATTCAACTTTAAATCGGATCActtaaattttagaagttttgaaaatttcaggATATCTAGCTTCAGCCCAAAATTAGAAGTTAAAAGATTCAAAGATTTATCggacacaaaattgaaaatatactTGAAAATATACTGTGTCTTGTACTTACaagacacaaaattgaaaattgaaagtataaatattttagatacaTTAAACACGTAAGAGAAGAGAATGTTGAAGTTTAACAAGTATTGTTACTGGTGCAGATTATGGCGTATGTCACAGTGGCAGCAGTGGCATCGGCAGCCCAGTCAGCAGTGTTTGGGAAGCTGGGGCAGCCAGAGTTGCAATGGATGAAGATATGCGATCTGTACAAGAAGTTCTGCAACCAAGTAGGGGAGGGACTTGCAAGTGCAGTGGTGGTCAGCTTGAGCATGGTGGTTTTATCTTGCATTTCAGCCTCCAGTCTCTTCCGCCTCTACAATGGAGGCAAGAACAAGAGCAACTCAAGATGGTAAGCCTTTAGAGTTCACAAGTGAAACATTCGAACCTCCGTAGCCTGATCCCCACTCTGAGCTTTCTGTGAGGAAATGTTGGGATTTTCAGTGATTCTGGTTCAAAGAAATGCATGTTAAAAGTGTCCAATTCTCATGAAAAACAATGGTACATCCTTCTTtagtaataaatttataagttgAGGAATAGACTTGTATTTATGAGAATTTTGACCTCCTTCGAAAAAAATGCAAGTATGTAGCTGAAGATAAATGTGGGTCAAAATCAAAGATTGGTCTATGCATATTGGGTGTGTactaaaagagagaaagaaatccAGTCTGGAAACGCAATTAAATTAGAAGCCAAAGTAGTAGTAGAGCTAAGTAGGAGAATTAGATTTAGGAATGATTAAGGTaaagttttgaattgatgGATCCTCTCGAGCTCAGCAATGCAGCATTTGGTTATAAGATGTTAATTAGGCAGTTGTAGATAGGGAATTAATTACCCTACCATAAATGTTTAAGGTGGATTTTCGAAACACAATGTATTTTTCAAACTCATGACCGAATTTGAGACTTACATTTTGGACTTATTTGCGGTAGAATATTGAACCAAATATTTGCTATATAAATCTCTATACTAATATCTTCAATTAGTTATATCCtaacaaaacttttatatctaataaacatttacatatttattttaataaaattttgtcttaattgACCctttatctttaataaatgtttatgtatttattctataaaattttcaaaatatatatttaactaatCCATCctatctattttttctaagatttaaaacatatacatttaataaagttttcaaaatatatatatataatttttttattaatttattatctaaaatatggaaataattttttcaaaatatctgTTTTGTCTAATTTAGAAATCATcctatttcttaaataaaattcaaactcttatcaaaaattttatttttactttttctattgttataattaaagattgtcttttttgttataaaataaagaataatgaagttaaataaaaacaatcaaacaacacaaaagaatagaatgaaaaataaaaatggtagaGAACAATTgagtaataaaaattaaaaaggtagAGAACAGTTGAACTCAATTGTTGTTGTGTATCTCAAAGAGGCATCACATGTCATGATATGGGTTACAttataaaactcaaatgaGATGAATGTTATAACATAGAATTGAGGGAGAGTTATAGAACTCAAATGAGATGAATGTTGTAACCTATTGTAGGTCATGAATATCTACgtaattatatttactatccCTTAgatattcatattatataagaTAAATGTCGGAAAAAAGtacatcatttttatatattaataactGCCtcattaaaaattttgctagaaaaattcaatgaaaaaaataaagttaaaggaaaaagagtgCAATACTTCAATTCTTTAAAGACAATATTTCTACCTCTAATACATCACTTGAGTTTTCTGAGTCGTCGCATTCCAATATTGTACCCtaacttttcaaatgttaaCGTGGGTAATGCCTTTATGAACAAGTCTCCCAAGTTATCCTTTTAAGAGTTTTAGTGagatatgtttgattttattttctttatataccCTCCTTTAATGTATGTTATACATGCAATATTGTTCTCAAATAATATTGTTGGTAGATTTTTACTGAAAAACAAACCACATGTTTCTTGAATATGATGAGTCATTGACCTCAACCATACATATTCTCTAATAGCTTCATGAATTGCAAGAATTTCTGCATGATTCAATGAAGTGGTTGTAATGGTTTGCTTTACAAATTGTCAAGATATAACAGTTCCTCCACATGTAAACAGATAATTTGTTTGAGACCTTGCTTTGTGTGGATCATATAAATATCCAGCATCTACATAATCAACTATATCAAAGTGtgatttgtttgaataaaacaaactcaTATCAATCGTCCCTCGAAGATAACGAAGTACCTGCTTAACTCCATTCCAATGTCTTTTTGTTGGAGAAGAAGTATATCTTGTtaataaatttactaaaaGTGTTATATCTAGTCTCGTGTTATTAGCAAGATACATTAGTGCACATAAGGTAGGACCaagtaatttttcattatcttCTCGAGGTCGAAAGATATCCTTATTGAACCACCATTGGAATGTAATAGGtgctaaaaaaatttctacatGGGTGTGCTTTGCAAATCAAGCATTTACCCATTGGAAGAGCTTTGGAATGGTCAAAACACACCCATCTGTTTTTGCATATGTTGATTGctgaataaaaatttaattggcTAAATGGTTGATTTggacaaaattttgttttgtcaaGGTCTTTCGtctcaaattcatttttgagatattctattaattttgaaagctCTTTAGtagtttcaattatatttaaatctttaacatATACGGCTATAATAGCAAATCatgattgttattttttaataaaaatacattgacaaattgaattatttttataatcttctttcaataaatattcaCTTAAGCGATTATACCACATTCGTCCGGGTTGTTTCAATCCATGTACTGATCtttgtaatttgattgaatataattctctagattttgaattatatgatTCAGGTATCTTAAATCCTTCAAGAATTTTCATatagatttcattttccaaaGATCCATACAGATATGTTGTAACTATATCCATAAGATGTATATCAAGTTTTTCACATACAGTTAGactaataaaatatcttaatgTAATAGCATCCACTACAAGATAATATGTTTCTTCATAATCAATGTCCGGTCTTTGAGAAAATCTTTGTGCAACAAATCATGCTTTATATCTAGTgacctcattattttcatttattttacgCAAAAATACTCATTTAAATTCCAAGGTTTTACACCTTTAGGTGTATAAACTATAGGTCCAAAAACTTTATGTTTCGAAAGTGAGTTCAATTCTCCTTGAGTGACTTCTTTCTACTTGGGTCAATCctttatattataacattCGTCAACAGATTTAGGTCCAGAATCCTCATTTTCATGAATGATATTATGTGCAATATTATACGCAAAAAAGTTGTTCACAACTACATCagttttatttcatcttttctctGTCATGgtataatttatcaaaatctCATTGTTATTTTCATATACTTGAGtctcttcaacatttttaccATTAGTTGTGTCCAAGACTTCTTCTTGAATGTTCCTATTATCAACACAGTCATTTCGACTAttgatcatttttctttttaaggatttttatcttttgaacCTATCGGTCTACCACACTTTTGTTGCAATAATGTTGATTCATTAATTGTAGCAACTTGctgaattgaaatttcaattttagatgAGCATTTGCAGTTGGAATATATGACTTGATCACTTTCTTAGTATCTGTAAATGCATATGGCATTTGGTTTCTTCACTTTGTAAATGATGTTGTGGTGGAAAAATTGGAATATGTACTGCACAACCAAATATTCACAAATGAGAAATATTTGGCGACCATAAGCTAATTGTATCGAGGAGTATTTATGATAACATGTCGATCTTATACATATAAGTGATGTTGCATGCAGAATAGCATGACTCCATACGGATAATGGAAGTTTTGCTCTCATAAGTAATGGTTGGGCAATCAATTGTAAATGCTTGATAAATGATTCTACCAAACCATTTTGTATATGAACATTAGATAGAGGATGTTCAATATTTATCCCAATTGACATGCAATAATTCATAAATGTTTGGGATGTAACTCACCAGCATTATCAAGTAGAATGTTTTTATTGTATAATCCGAAAATTGTGCTTTTAATTCGATTATTTCGACAAATAATCTTGCAAATACAAGATTTCGACCTGATAATAAACACACATGTGACCATGATGCGTCAGTTAAAACCACGAAATATCTAAATGGTCCACTTCACCATAAATTCGTTCTAAAAAGCAACGTTATCTAACAATCACAATAgttcttttaattatctaacaattacaataatgcttttgttactttttaataaaagagatgaaatgCATACCTCACCTTCACTTGTGAAGGATATTGGTTCTTTTGAAGTCGGTTTCTTTGAACCTTTATTCCAGCAACGCTTAATCGTTCGTTTGCCCTTGAACAAgttcctttgttttttcatatccttaatatttatttggatATATTAGATagataatcatttttaaatattgattagtCCTGCATTGTGTAGAAGAAATTTCTTACCACTGAGTAATCTGAGATGATGGATGGAATCACTTAGGTGAGTTTGTTGTCACCTGTGCATATCCCAATCAGCAAGGATTAGAGCTTTCTTCGTGTTATTGCAGAAATCGACGAAGATATGTTTCCAATATACGAACCCTAGAcaggagaagaaaaggttTTTATACCTTAATTTTGCCAAGAAA
This genomic interval from Cucumis sativus cultivar 9930 unplaced genomic scaffold, Cucumber_9930_V3 scaffold92, whole genome shotgun sequence contains the following:
- the LOC116406373 gene encoding CASP-like protein 2B1, which produces MSYAGIGISPGNVPVYHGSNLKVFDKRVRVVELVLRFLICGLGVLAAVLVGTDTEVKTIFTIRKRATFTDMKALVFLVVANAVAAAYSLVQGLRCVVCMVRGKVLFSKPLAWIIFSGDQIMAYVTVAAVASAAQSAVFGKLGQPELQWMKICDLYKKFCNQVGEGLASAVVVSLSMVVLSCISASSLFRLYNGGKNKSNSRW